From one Synechocystis sp. PCC 6803 substr. PCC-P genomic stretch:
- a CDS encoding type II toxin-antitoxin system VapC family toxin yields the protein MKYLLDTNICIYLIKKKPFKVLAKFQTLEISDIGISSITVAELEYGVSKSQQQSKNRDALMQFLMPLEIVEFNSGSGDRLWQH from the coding sequence TATTTACTAGATACGAATATTTGCATTTATCTCATTAAGAAGAAACCGTTTAAAGTCTTGGCAAAATTTCAAACCCTGGAGATATCAGACATTGGTATTTCATCCATTACCGTGGCGGAATTAGAATATGGTGTCAGTAAAAGTCAACAACAATCGAAAAATCGTGATGCCTTAATGCAATTCTTGATGCCGCTAGAAATCGTGGAATTTAATTCAGGAAGCGGCGATCGCCTATGGCAACATTAG
- the ftsH3 gene encoding ATP-dependent zinc metalloprotease FtsH3: MSKNNKKWRNAGLYALLLIVVLALASAFFDRPTQTRETLSYSDFVNRVEANQIERVNLSADRTQAQVPNPSGGPPYLVNLPNDPDLINILTQHNVDIAVQPQSDEGFWFRIASTLFLPILLLVGIFFLFRRAQSGPGSQAMNFGKSKARVQMEPQTQVTFGDVAGIEQAKLELTEVVDFLKNADRFTELGAKIPKGVLLVGPPGTGKTLLAKAVAGEAGVPFFSISGSEFVEMFVGVGASRVRDLFEQAKANAPCIVFIDEIDAVGRQRGAGLGGGNDEREQTLNQLLTEMDGFEGNTGIIIVAATNRPDVLDSALMRPGRFDRQVVVDRPDYAGRREILNVHARGKTLSQDVDLDKIARRTPGFTGADLSNLLNEAAILAARRNLTEISMDEVNDAIDRVLAGPEKKNRVMSEKRKTLVAYHEAGHALVGALMPDYDPVQKISIIPRGRAGGLTWFTPSEDRMESGLYSRSYLQNQMAVALGGRIAEEIIFGEEEVTTGASNDLQQVARVARQMVTRFGMSDRLGPVALGRQGGGVFLGRDIASDRDFSDETAAAIDEEVSQLVDQAYQRAKQVLVENRGILDQLAEILVEKETVDSEELQTLLANNNAKLALLV, translated from the coding sequence GTGAGCAAAAATAATAAAAAATGGCGTAACGCGGGCCTATATGCCTTGTTGTTAATTGTCGTTTTAGCGTTGGCATCGGCCTTTTTCGACCGACCGACCCAAACTAGGGAAACCCTCAGCTACAGCGATTTTGTCAATCGGGTAGAAGCCAATCAGATCGAACGGGTCAACCTCAGTGCCGACCGCACCCAAGCCCAAGTACCCAATCCCAGCGGTGGTCCTCCCTACTTAGTCAATCTGCCCAACGACCCCGACTTGATCAATATTCTCACCCAACACAACGTGGATATTGCTGTCCAACCCCAGAGCGACGAAGGTTTCTGGTTCCGCATCGCCAGCACCCTATTTTTGCCCATCTTGCTCTTGGTGGGAATTTTTTTCCTCTTCCGTCGGGCCCAGAGTGGCCCTGGTTCCCAAGCCATGAACTTTGGTAAATCCAAAGCACGGGTGCAAATGGAACCCCAAACCCAAGTTACCTTCGGGGACGTGGCCGGTATTGAGCAAGCCAAACTAGAACTCACCGAAGTGGTGGACTTCCTGAAAAATGCAGACCGCTTCACCGAATTGGGAGCCAAAATTCCCAAGGGTGTTTTGTTGGTAGGCCCCCCCGGAACCGGTAAAACCCTGTTGGCCAAAGCCGTGGCTGGGGAAGCGGGTGTACCGTTCTTTTCCATCTCCGGTTCGGAATTTGTGGAAATGTTTGTCGGTGTTGGTGCTTCTCGGGTACGGGATTTGTTTGAGCAGGCTAAAGCCAATGCTCCCTGTATCGTCTTCATCGATGAAATTGATGCCGTTGGTCGTCAACGGGGCGCTGGCCTTGGTGGTGGTAATGATGAGCGGGAACAGACCCTCAACCAGTTGCTAACGGAAATGGACGGTTTTGAAGGCAACACCGGCATTATTATCGTCGCCGCCACTAACCGTCCCGATGTATTGGATTCTGCCTTGATGCGTCCCGGTCGTTTCGATCGCCAAGTGGTAGTAGACCGTCCTGATTATGCTGGCCGTCGAGAAATCCTCAATGTCCATGCCCGGGGTAAAACCCTTTCCCAGGATGTGGATTTGGATAAAATTGCCCGTCGTACCCCTGGATTTACCGGTGCTGACCTGTCCAACCTGTTGAACGAAGCCGCTATTTTGGCTGCCCGTCGCAACTTGACCGAAATTTCCATGGACGAAGTCAACGACGCCATTGACCGGGTGTTGGCTGGTCCTGAGAAGAAAAATCGGGTGATGAGCGAAAAACGCAAAACCCTAGTGGCTTACCATGAAGCTGGCCACGCCTTGGTGGGTGCTTTGATGCCTGATTATGATCCAGTACAAAAAATTAGCATTATTCCCCGCGGCCGGGCCGGTGGTTTAACCTGGTTCACCCCCAGTGAAGACCGTATGGAATCCGGTTTATACTCCCGTTCCTATCTGCAAAATCAGATGGCCGTTGCCCTGGGAGGCCGTATTGCTGAGGAAATTATTTTCGGCGAAGAGGAAGTCACCACCGGTGCTTCCAACGACCTCCAACAGGTAGCCCGGGTCGCCCGCCAAATGGTAACCCGTTTCGGCATGAGCGATCGCCTGGGCCCGGTAGCTTTGGGTCGTCAGGGTGGTGGGGTATTCCTTGGTCGGGACATTGCCTCTGACCGGGACTTTTCCGATGAAACCGCTGCGGCGATCGATGAGGAAGTAAGTCAATTGGTAGACCAAGCCTATCAACGGGCCAAACAGGTCTTGGTGGAAAACCGTGGCATTTTAGATCAACTGGCAGAAATCTTGGTAGAAAAGGAAACTGTTGATTCTGAAGAGCTGCAAACTCTCCTGGCTAACAACAATGCCAAATTGGCACTTCTAGTTTAA